From a region of the Phragmites australis chromosome 21, lpPhrAust1.1, whole genome shotgun sequence genome:
- the LOC133904122 gene encoding uncharacterized protein LOC133904122, translating into MLAMETSCFLTSKPSPKSMVMPSPAGVAKPKLHLLFGNRRAGSSVTCCSYNARSSEDGAAPAIDPDWRSFRAQLYFNDQYAKSVNPAVTAMPPDPVKIGDKWAHPLVEPEKGCLLIATEKLDGSHIFERTVILLLSAGVLGPVGVILNRPSLMSIKEAQSIFADDADIAGAFSGRPLFFGGPLEECFFLLGPRAAASDVVGRTGLFEEVMPGLHYGIHESVGCAAELAKRGVVGVRDFRFFDGFCGWEREQLRDEVRAGLWRVAACSPAVLGLASVVKGGLWEEVQGLVKERRVW; encoded by the exons ATGCTAGCAATGGAGACCTCTTGCTTCCTGACCTCCAAACCATCCCCCAAGAGCATGGTGATGCCATCGCCGGCCGGTGTCGCGAAGCCCAAGCTTCATCTACTCTTCGGCAACCGGCGTGCGGGCTCCTCCGTCACTT GTTGCAGCTACAACGCGCGGTCGTCGGAGGACGGCGCGGCACCGGCGATCGACCCGGACTGGCGGTCGTTCCGCGCGCAGCTCTACTTCAACGATCAGTACGCGAAGAGTGTCAACCCGGCCGTGACGGCGATGCCACCGGACCCGGTGAAGATTGGCGACAAGTGGGCGCACCCCCTGGTGGAGCCCGAGAAGGGGTGCCTCCTGATCGCGACGGAGAAGCTGGACGGATCGCACATCTTCGAGCGAACAGTGATCCTCCTCCTGTCCGCCGGTGTGCTGGGCCCCGTTGGCGTGATCCTGAACCGGCCGTCGCTCATGTCCATCAAGGAGGCGCAGTCCATCTTCGCGGACGACGCCGACATTGCCGGCGCGTTCTCGGGGCGGCCGCTCTTCTTCGGCGGGCCGCTGGAGGAGTGCTTCTTCCTGCTGGGGCCACGGGCGGCCGCCAGCGACGTGGTGGGGCGGACGGGGCTGTTCGAGGAGGTGATGCCGGGTCTGCACTACGGGATTCACGAGAGCGTCGGGTGCGCGGCGGAGCTGGCGAAGCGCGGGGTGGTCGGCGTCAGGGACTTCCGGTTCTTCGACGGCTTCTGCGGGTGGGAGCGCGAGCAGCTGCGCGACGAGGTGCGCGCGGGGCTGTGGCGCGTCGCGGCGTGCAGCCCCGCCGTGCTGGGGCTCGCCAGCGTCGTCAAGGGCGGCCTCTGGGAGGAGGTGCAGGGGCTCGTCAAAGAGAGGAGGGTGTGGTGA